Within Kutzneria chonburiensis, the genomic segment TGCCCTCGGACCGGGCTGAGCAGGTGTCCAGCGTGGCCAGCGGCCTGGTCAGCCTGGCCAAGGGCGCGGCCCGGTGCTTCGACTACGGCGAGGTGGTGCAGACCATTGTCGAGATGCGGCAGGGCTACCTGTTCCTGATGTCGATCAGCGACGGGTCCTGCCTTGCCGTGCTGGCCGCGCCGAACTGCCAGATGGACGTCGTCGCGTACGAGATGTCCATGCTGGTCGAGCGCATGGCCAGCCGCCTGACCCCCGAGCTGCGGGCCCAGCTGATCGCCGCGGCGGCCCAGGTGTGAGGTCATGAGGGCTGGGCCTGCGGTGTGGCCTGGACCGGCGTCGTTTCCCGTTTCGCCCGCTGCTTGAGCAGCACGCCGATCAGCGGGCCAAGGGTCAGCGCGATGGCCAGCGTGCCCGGGCCGACGGTGCCGGCGCGGATGGCCTGCATCGGGTCGGCCAGGATCAGACCGAGGATGAGGACGGTCAGCTCGAGGCCCGTGCGGACCGCACGCACGCTCCACCCCCAGCGAGCGCACGCGCCGGTCATCAGGCCGTCCCGCGCGCCGGGGCCGAGGCCGGCCAGGATCACCAGGGCGGTGCCGGCGGAGAAGACGACGATGCCCCCGGCCAGCAGCGCCGTGCGCGCTATG encodes:
- a CDS encoding YczE/YyaS/YitT family protein; its protein translation is MITKARPQLVKLAWRLFRVIVGASAMGAGLALMIRAHLGAQPWDVLHLALAKMLGVSPGTVIIGVALLVLLFWWPLRQRPGLGTVATTILPGVSCDAVLAIVPPPDALIARTALLAGGIVVFSAGTALVILAGLGPGARDGLMTGACARWGWSVRAVRTGLELTVLILGLILADPMQAIRAGTVGPGTLAIALTLGPLIGVLLKQRAKRETTPVQATPQAQPS
- a CDS encoding roadblock/LC7 domain-containing protein — encoded protein: MTNQEPGDFAWFITDFVRRVAEVAHAVVVSADGLMLAGSHALPSDRAEQVSSVASGLVSLAKGAARCFDYGEVVQTIVEMRQGYLFLMSISDGSCLAVLAAPNCQMDVVAYEMSMLVERMASRLTPELRAQLIAAAAQV